From the Salarias fasciatus chromosome 5, fSalaFa1.1, whole genome shotgun sequence genome, the window CACTCGTTTCCACTGGACGCGACGTGAATTTTTCgcgcgatgagattacatacaaagtcaatatAATGATGCGATTGTCACTCAATTTCGAGGGGCGGACGGCGAGCGATGACACTGTGAGCGGTCGGCGGcaagcgtttccagcgaaaaatccGCGCGCCCTTTGACTTGCACTACACCTCTGCTCGCCACCCACAGCCCGGGCGTTCCATGCCTGTCGGTCGAGTTCAAATAACTGAACTTTTCAAGCaaattggcgccaggacagcctatcagcatAGAGGTCTTCGCAGACATGCTGACTTGCAGGGCTCTGACCACACagaacagttggcgtgatgccaaggcgagcggcgtgcatgatttcatttgttcaccgcgTCTGgtggaaccggccgtccaggcgcagctcctgcagagcacggtggaactcaccgagctcagaccgcctccggagggcagcatgcagccagaagcGACGCCGGCGCCTCggccgcagccggagctgacttccccatgccaaatacagagcagcgacggtggcaggcggagcatctcaatctcaatcttgtAAACCctcttctcatattcataaaaacaacgcaaagtgctgaacagtaaaaaaaaagtcatataaacaaaaaagaggaaaaaccgCACCACTGatgcacgagagagagagagagagagacagccgggtgcacacaggactgtgggacaaacagaagagtcctgcccactgctgctgtgcaggagatggtggtgaggaggctgtgatgtttctgcaggatgttttgtgttgcatatttgtaccagcaaTAAAACTCGAGGGGGGGGGTTTTTTGTTGCGCGAATGAATTCATACACCAGCAATAAAGCTTGCGGGTCTAGCGCGGCGCGGTGTCAATTGTCGCATGAATGCAGTCACGTTAaccgcgtccggtggaaacagaGTATGTGCTCCTCTGTGGGGCTCCAGGCCTGGGGACAGCCCCTGTCCTGGGACTCTACACTCAGTCCGACTCCGACCGTCTCTCCTGCTGTAACAGCTGTCACGGCACTTCACTGTTGGTCGGAGTGAGGGGACGGGGCTTAGTGAGAGGTCAACTGCTCTGTCTTAACAACAGTCACTTAGtgacagcaaaaaacaaagactgattTTGATAAATAACTTCATAAAGTTTCTCCATTTACACAAACTAACGCCCGAAATTTAGCGCTGCCTCGATACGAGAGAAGCCAGTGAAGTGATCAGCGCATAGCTAcaaaaccaatcagatgctttGTCCAAAGTTTGAAACACTTAAGGCCAGCCCAACTCGCTCTGACTGGCTAAAACTCCTCAACATTGAGCACCACTGGTAGTTAGAACTGTCACTTAATAATTGgttacagagaagaaaaaaaaaaacccaaaatatgTCCACGCCAGATTTCCGGCACTGTGCCGGAGGTCTTCAAGCCCTGTTAAATGATGCTTTGCAAATCCATGAAAAGATGATGATCAATAACAATGTTAGGAATAACTAgattgttcacattttgctatAGATTGGCTGATTCCTGTGAGTCTATTAATTTGGATTGCTTACATTCCAGGTTTTGTAGAAATCTGGGTCATCTTCACACAGGTAAGCTGAAAGGGCCCAAAGAGCTGTGGTGCGCTTGATGTCAATATCCTGTATTTgctggaaggaaaagaaaaatttaCATTAAGTGCACATCCTGATGTTTGTTATCATGCTCTGCAGACCGTGTTTGAAGAGGGAAACTTCCAAAACCTGCAGGACAGGACCAGTTTGAGAACCGCTGCACTACAGTGTAGGATTGGCCTTCTTTATGTAAAAGCCGTGATGCAAACTGCCTCTTAAACTTAAATGAAACAAGCTTTTGCTGACTAATTTGTATAGCAGCGATATAGTGAAATTCAGTCTGCTATTATTTGCAGATCTTCAACGAACCAATTGCATGTCTAACTTACCTGATCATACAGCTTAAAGATGTTGCGCAGTGCTTCAGAGACCTTGCCAGTGCGTGCTGCTTTCTGTCTGTATATTGCCAGAAGTCGTGGTATGTGCCGGTCAAGCTCTGAGTAGAACTGGTTTCGAAGGTTTATGTTTGTGATTCGGTGGAATTCAGCATAAacctaaagaaaaaaacaaaacaaacaacaacaacataaaaccaTAAGGAGTGTGACAACCAACACTGTTGGTGAATTCAATATCACCATCCTGAATGTAATATGCTGTTATGGTTGTAGAACAATGGCAAACACTTGGGGGTCtttatgaaacaaacaaacaggattaataaagagggaaaaaattaCAAACACTGGCAAACTGTTTTACCTGAGTTTCCATCTGAAGGGCTGGCCATCTCTCCAAAATGTCTTTCACTGGTGGATTTTCCTGGACAATCTCCTGACGACGAAGGGCAAAGGTTGTCTGCATCAGCTTTTCAATGAAGACTTTGTTCTTCTCACTCTTTGCCACTTCTTGCACAATCTGCAGTCTCATTTCTTCCAGACTAGCCTGGTTTTCTCCACGGGGAAAGTCTGGAAGGAAGTTTACTTCAGCTCGCCGAGCTCTTTTTATGTTGGAGTGGGGACTCTCTTTATCAGGGTTGttcctgcttctttttcctGAGTTGATGGAAACTTCCAAGCATCCAGATCTGGCTAACTTCGTGCAGTAATTTCCCATCTTAAACTTCAGGCTCACCTTCCAGCCGTACCATCCACTTACACTTCCAAGTTCTTTTAGACAAGGATGTGTTCTGACAagagcttcagctgctgcaccaaCATCTCTGTCACTAGGATAGGCTTTGTAGGCATGCATTGCCGCAGCCATTGTCTCCAGTATGTTGTGCTTCTGGGCCCTGTTTAATTTCACAGTCTTTCCAGATCTCTGGAATACATCATTTCCCTCTGCAAGGACATGTTCCACTTCGTAGGAAAAGGTAGGCACAGGGAAAACATCAGGCCAGGTCTTTTGGCGGTTGCTTACAGGCACATGAGGAAGGATGTCTGTGTCAGAACTTGCACAGGAGCTGGCGTCACTTTCTGACCTCACAACTCTCAATGTGCCCTTTTCTGGTAGCTCTTTAATATCAACCAGACAGCTGAGCTGTCCATCAAAATCAGGATCCTCGTACTGTAGAGTAAACTCAAAGTCCAGTTTTTCCTTGACTTTCTCTCTCAGAATGTTTATGAGCTCCTCCACAGATTTTGGCCTTTCAGACAGGgttactttcacagcaacatccGTAGAAAGGTAAACACGAAGCAAGAATTTGTTGGCTGTGGACATCATCTGGGTTTTAGATCCATaagaaacatggaaaaaaaaataaaaagaaaagttacaTGTAATCAATGAAAAGTAACTTCAACAACTTGGTAACACACGTTACATATTTTCAAGTAGTTAAATACCGTGGCCTATCAAGTATGCAACATTAAAACCACAGTCAATGTAAGAATTTGGTCAAGACAAATGTATTGGGTCCACAAGTCTGATATGAAGTCATGGAATGTGAACAGTCAAGATTGTTCTCAATGCAGCAGAATGAATCGTTTTGGCGTCAACAGCAATTTACCTGCAACACTGTAGGCAAAGAGGGGTGAAGTGTCATTTAGCTCTGACATAGTATGGACAGTTATGGTCCCAGGGAAAAGTTGATATGATCTTAGGTGTTCAATGTAGCATGACTTATGTGCTTGGCAAAGCAATGTGACATCATTATTTACAAGGAGGATATGTTCAATTTTTCTGAACTGTGGAAGTCCTCCCTCTTGTcccacagaaacaaacatgccAGTGTTGTAAACTGTACCATCAACAACAACCTTGTCTGTGCTATAAATCatgctgctgtctgttttttgtttgatgtGTTCTCTTGCAACCTCATGGAGAAGAGCAACACTGACAGAAGAGACATTTGTCGTCTGATGATGGGGTTTAAAGAATGACGGTGCGCTGAGGTAGTATGCCACCATATGCTGATGCCTTGTTGCAAgtgttttcaacacatttttaaagttttttgtgTCTTGTACCACACGCTTGAAAAAGCAGTGCTTGCCCTCAAATCTCATCGTCCACAGATGGACAAGGGGACCAAAACAGCGAATAAGTTGTGGGTAATGTTCAATGAAGTGATGCTTAGGACGCAGTCTGAACTCAGGAAAGACCTCCAAAAGCATTTGTCTGTGATCCTGTATTTTTGTCTGGAGGTACTGAATTGATTCATCACTGAATGCAGGAGAGAGGATCAACCCCACAATCTCTTTCAAGTCCATCAGTACAGTCCAGGCATCATCTCCCTCAGGAACTATATTACCTATTAGCAATGGAAGTAATCTTAACAATGTGCCATTTTCATGACCATTACCTCCAATGGTCTTCTTTGTAGCAAAGTTCCTTGAGATTGGTTTTGGTTTGTCAATCTTGTCTGTGTGTTGGTACGGAAATGACAGAATCTTTCTGTTTAAATGATCAAGCGTAAAATATTTGCGTCGAATCATCTCCTGGATACACAGTGCCAACTCCACAGGTACAATACCTTCAAAGAGATCATGGAGGACATCAGGTGGAAAACCAGTGGTGGTATGAAAATACTGCAAATTCTCTcttaggatacattttccactGACACCAAGATGACTTTGCCCACTGCCCTGAAGAACATCTTGCACATTGCTGTCATGACTGGCTTTTGTTCTCAAGCTAAACTCACCATCGTCAACATGATAAGTCTGAATCAAGTCTCTTGTAGCATTGCAAAATCTACAAATGTAGCCTGATCTGAAGGACTGTGCAAAGCCTGCTAATGCATGAGCTGCTAAGTtgtcagaaacaacacaaaacacagtacCCCGAACTGACTTGCCAAGACATTCAATGAACACACCATCTTGTTCAAGAGTGCGCAAGTCTTGAATCAAAGGACCAAGGGCTCTTTCATAGCCACACTTCTGAAGATCAGGTACCTTGCATTGTGCTGCAAGCTGAATCACATGCAATGCCGATCGATATTTACATGGTAGATCAGCAAACACCCAATACACAGAGCatagtttgtgtatttttcttgaaGTGCCCAGAGGATTTGCAATTTCGATGTCATCAATGTACAAAATCAGTGGCAATGACAGCTCTGGAGAACTCAACAAACTATTTTCTTGGGAATATGAGCCATCACGATGGCTCTCAAATTGACCTTTTTCTGAGATCTTAGTTTCCTTGAGTTTGTCAATGATATCCGTATGTTTAAACATTTCCTGGATCATCTGCAGTACCGGGACATAGACTACTTTGCACCCAGGCTGTACCTCATACTGCACTGGCATTACCACAGGGAAGTTTTTTTCAACATACGTCTTTCTGCGTTTACTTGAGGACAACTCCTGACCCTTTGCCGTACTACTAGCAAATATATTGGAGTCTCTCACACATTTCACCAAATCATTTAACATGGCTTCAGTAGGAGAGATTTGATACTTCAGTAGTACTTCTTGAATACTGTCTTTTAGAAGAGGCTGTGACAAGGTGAATATCTCAGTCAAATGATCAACAATCTCCTGAGTTGCAACGTTAGACACATGGAGTACAGTTTGCATTTTGAGGAACAGCGAGGACAAATTATGGTGTAATTGAGCTCTTAACTGGCATGTGTCACTTTGACTGTCagcttcagaaaatgtaaatgtgtcttCATGCTGACTCTCAAAAAGATCCTCATCATTGGTGCCAGGAGTCTCCATGACAGAGGCTCTATCCTTTTCTATTGACACAATGTCATCACAAAAGTCTAGGCTGCCTGCATGTGCTCTACTCTTGTGTGCATTAAAAGATGAATAGACGTTTGTTTTGTAAGTACAATTTTTAAATGGGCATTTAacattctcatgtttttttaagtgtccTCTTAAATGACTGAACAGTGCCACTTCAGAGTAGGGTTGTTTAGAATTACACAAGTGACAGGTAAAAAAGGAACGCCCAATATGTGCTTCTTCACTCGCGCTTGTGCTAACTGTGTCTTTGTGAGATCGAGACAGATGTATTTTCAAAGCATTGAATGATGGAAATGTGCAAATGCAAGATTCATACAAACATGGCAAAGGACTAACACTTGAGTAGAGGCTATGTTTCAAACGGTAGTGCCTGAATAACTGTGCTCTGGTGCCTGAAGAGACTGCACACAACCTGCACTTCCACTCCATCTTCTGAATCTTACCACTTGACTTAAAACTTTTTGGATCAAATTACAGATTCAGTTTGACATCAGAAATTTCTACTCAATCTTTAACCACtggcaagaaaacaaaaagtcttCCTGTGTTAATCTTATGTGTAGACTAGTGCTTAGCTTACCATAAAAAGATCGGTGTTATCTTGCGCTGTTTATTTGTTCCTGtggaaaataaagatgaaatgtgTTATAATGCATAATATATAACAACGCATCTTTTCAAATTAATCTTACATGATAAAAAACTTATAAAGAACATACTTTAATTTGGATAAGCTTAAAAACAACTTTGCTATGAATTTGCTATTTACAGGTCAAAGAGGCTCTGGAACAAGGAGACTGGAGATAAAGTAATGCACACCCATACACTTCTACTTATCTTACTATACACATCAAAAACAGCTCAACCCGTGTTTTAGCCCATGCTCTGACTGTCCTGTTTAACTTTCTTCTGCTGTGACGTCCTTTTTCTGACAGTTTAGCACCAGTGTCCAACATGACTTCAAAATTTATCTAAGAAATTCCTTTCAGCGGAGAAAAACACGGATCTCTTCTCATTGCTAAATTTCACTAGCCTGCGAGGTGTTGTCACAGTGAACAAGTGCCATTAATCAATGTGTCCAACCTAATCGGAATGTGGAGAAATAGCATTTAGAAGTAACCTACTCAGACGCTGTTAATCTTAAATTGTGGATTACAATCAGATATCTCTAgcacagcccctttaaaggataagttcggtttaaacagtttaaacattgtttatagaaagatgtataaCAATATACTCCCTCAGAAGGGGTTTCTGATTCGAACAGTGGtccgggagaaagttagatccatagtcgagctgcagacctccgtatactgttagccatttgggcatgtgtggcgccggctcccaaaatggctttaatcgtccaaaaactcattagtttcaccaatatatcctcatggtccgctcacgcctctactccaccacagcctggtgtcgcaaaatacatgctgttgcggttttacagatctctgaagtgaatacagtGATCTGGAAGTAAACTTAAGTACATtcaccaaagaagaagaagcagatctgcttcttcttctttggagcgggtggcgaccaacaactttggtgcacagcgccacctactgtgtgtCTCGGTGAATGTACTTAAGTTTACTTCCagatcaccgtattcacttcagagatctgcgaaaccgcaacagcatgtattttgcaacaccgggctgtggtggaagagaggcgtgagcggaccatgaggatatattggtgaaactaatgagtttttggacgactaaagccgttttgggagccggcgccacacatgcccaaatggctaacagtatacggaggtctgcagctcgactatggatctaactttctcccgaaccacttttcggatcagaaaaTCCTTCTGAGTGAGAATATTGttatacatctttctataaacgatgcgaaaactgtttaaaccaaacttatcctATAACATCTTAACATAAGAATCTTTGACAGTTTTACAGAAAGTACAATAGCTGACATGACTTGGCAGAACAGTTCTTTGGAAGAGATCTATGACtgttagaggggaaaaaaagatcttAATGGCTGCATCATGTGTGTCAAATGTCAGCTTGGCATCATCAGACAAACCTGCATCATGTTATAATTAACATCAATTAAAGTGCTGACATAACTCAACCATAAATGGCGTTCTCCCACAGAGTAAATGCTACgctggataaaaaaaaagaaaaaaagctgtcaGTTTTCAGACAAAACTAAGGTCTTTAACAACCGTCAGTATGGGGGTTATGTGTAAGTCTTTTGAGTTATTTTCTGAATAggtaaaaatgttgattttgtcAATATCAATTACATAGGCTATTTTTAAACAGGCTGTAGTCACTCATAATCACAGATTTTCTTATTGAATTTAAGCGCATCTAGATTGcctgaacattaaaaaattgATAAGTTTGACCCATGAACGACTGTGTATTATATGGACAACAATGCCTAATTTCATCATCAGGAATTTGATACTAAATAACAAACAGTAACAGTTGTcgtaaaaagagaaaatattgcACTGCATATGTTAAGATAATAATCTTGCATCATGTTGAAAAAGAACTCAAATACTAACATTACTTACTTATAAAAGATCTCTGAAGGATCAGATGAATCTGTTGAGTGAAAAAATATAGTATTACTCCATGTGTTTAGATTATTCTAGTGCTATTCTCACGAATACACATTTCTCAGCAAGAAGAATGCCAATTTCTGATTCCACAATTAAAAATCTTAGGTTTTTGAAACAAACACAAGTACAGTTAAAGTAACATTCCAAATGTCAATCATGCATTACCatcttttcagttcatttttatttgtatttaaagtGTTGAAAAATTTGACAGGTCAGTTGACcattttggacaaaaaaactcattcattGATCTTTAGACACCGATCACAGGCAAAATTACATGCATTAAATTAATGAATAATATGGCCAAAATTGCAGCAATTCATATTTAGCTTTATATATCTAATGTTTCACGTGTAGGTGACCTTGATTCTTGATTTCCCCTTCTAAGCATCCACTTAagcctaaaagaaaaaaaggacaagaTTATGAAGTAACAAGCAAATATACTTCCCTTCATCAACACCAAATATCctaaaaatattattttgcCACAAATCAACAATATTATGTTGTAAATGTCCTAAAACAAACTAACTACGATTTAAAAAGGCTTTCTAGCAAAGCAATCAATTTTATAAAAGCATAAAAGGGCACGCTGTAAGCCTGTCAATTTTCATCAAACTGAACAGACACGCCCCTTTGTTGAAGATGCTGCCGAAAAATACGTAGTTACACGGGTTGAACTGACGAAGCACCGCTGGACTACAACTTAAGTGAAAGTCGACGGTCGAGAAGCAAATTTGGCAGATACACACAGCCCAGTGTTTAAGCTTGCTATCTACCATGTACAGCCACACACCACGCCTCAGATGATTCGGTGCAGTTACTGTCCACTCAGacggaaccttttttttttttactgaggtCAGGAGAGCAGTTTGTGTGACTGAGAGTGAAGCTGAGCTGAGAGCGCCCTCGGCTGGATGAAACGGTCCACTGCTCTCGGCATCCTGACACGTTTTCTACTCAAGTTATTTAACATTAAAGTATTCATTTGCTATTCGGTTACAGATATTTATCCCCATCCCCAATTTACAATTCAAATTGGTGCTTTCCAACAACTGGCTGGCACTACATGGGGAAAGGAAAAATCATAACTTAGCGCATGAagtacccccctcccccaccgaCTAAATGCATGGACTCACAGCTTTCATGTCGTTACTGCCCAATTGACGATAAACTAAATGGCATAACAGTTCACGTGAACTTACATAATTGATACGACCCCTCTACATTTGGTGAGCACAGAAATCACAATAGCCATAATATAAGGGGGGAAAAACACTGACTGAGAGAGCAGTCAAAATGGCCACGTGTCTATAAAAGTATATAAAAAACATGCTTACCAGATGAGGACACACAGtatgaacaataaaaacaaactaaacagaAGTTCCAATGGCTGAGAGAGACAATTACAGGCTAAACTTGCCATTATTCGCAGCTTAAATACACCAGGAAGTGTGGCAAAAATGGCGGATAACGTGGCGCGGTGCTATGACCTCGCACTACGCTTACAACTGAAAGTTCAT encodes:
- the LOC115388316 gene encoding uncharacterized protein LOC115388316, which gives rise to MMMSTANKFLLRVYLSTDVAVKVTLSERPKSVEELINILREKVKEKLDFEFTLQYEDPDFDGQLSCLVDIKELPEKGTLRVVRSESDASSCASSDTDILPHVPVSNRQKTWPDVFPVPTFSYEVEHVLAEGNDVFQRSGKTVKLNRAQKHNILETMAAAMHAYKAYPSDRDVGAAAEALVRTHPCLKELGSVSGWYGWKVSLKFKMGNYCTKLARSGCLEVSINSGKRSRNNPDKESPHSNIKRARRAEVNFLPDFPRGENQASLEEMRLQIVQEVAKSEKNKVFIEKLMQTTFALRRQEIVQENPPVKDILERWPALQMETQVYAEFHRITNINLRNQFYSELDRHIPRLLAIYRQKAARTGKVSEALRNIFKLYDQQIQDIDIKRTTALWALSAYLCEDDPDFYKTWNAEEKDEPDITDTPVALVMIVNDSTSEMVPFAPDSFSIVVEDSMMMGSIPTFSHAFTLVFGLMYVLHLAYPCKLTSTFTFIQKVVMGLDDGKPLKPRLLALKNDLLQ